One stretch of Gadus macrocephalus chromosome 12, ASM3116895v1 DNA includes these proteins:
- the dbt gene encoding lipoamide acyltransferase component of branched-chain alpha-keto acid dehydrogenase complex, mitochondrial yields MAAVTRCSVSLVRRLLSHHYKRRCVRVFKATRDQPPRACLSNLYNERLFHTTSAWSGPIMQFKLSDIGEGIMEVVVKEWYVKEGDKVSQFDSICEVQSDKASVTITSRYDGVIRRLHYAADDTALVGKPLVDIETDTGPEVAQEEDVVETPAMSREEHTHQEIKGHKTQATPAVRRLALENNIKLSEVVGTGKDGRILKEDILNFLAKQTGAILPPSPFHETRESQRPKEVQPASLPASLPARPQPVLSNQDVTEPLKGFHRAMMKTMTAALKIPHFGLCDEVDLSRLAALRSDLRGISEARGVKLSYMPFFIKAASLGLLHFPVLNASLDEASQNITYKAAHNIGLAMDTSQGLLVPNVKNVQLLSVFEIARELNRLQVLGSSGQLGTSDLTGGTFTLSNIGSIGGTYAKPVILPPEVAIGALGKIQILPRFDSNGELVKAHILNVSWSADHRVIDGATMCRFSNLWRQYLENPASMVLDLK; encoded by the exons ATGGCGGCGGTTACAAGGTGCTCAGTTAGTTTAGTGAGAAGACTG CTCTCCCACCACTACAAGCGTCGGTGTGTGCGGGTCTTTAAAGCCACCAGGGACCAGCCCCCGCGGGCCTGCCTGTCCAACCTCTACAATGAGAGGCTCTTCCATACAACCAGTG CGTGGAGCGGACCCATCATGCAGTTCAAACTGTCCGACATCGGAGAAGGAATCATGGAGGTCGTAGTGAAGGAATG GTACGTTAAGGAGGGCGACAAGGTTTCCCAGTTCGACAGCATATGTGAGGTGCAGAGCGACAAGGCGTCCGTCACCATCACCAGCCGCTACGACGGCGTCATCCGCAGACTGCACTACGCCGCGGACGACACAGCGCTGGTGGGGAAGCCCCTGGTGGACATCGAGACCGACACCGGGCCAG AAGTGGCCCAGGAGGAAGACGTTGTGGAGACCCCGGCCATGTCTCGTGAGGAGCACACCCATCAGGAGATCAAAGGCCATAAGACCCAGGCCACACCCGCAGTCCGGAGACTGGCCCTGGAGAACAAC ATCAAACTGAGCGAAGTTGTCGGGACTGGGAAAGATGGACGCATTCTCAAGGAGGATATTCTCAACTTTCTGGCAAAGCAGACGGGAGCCATCTTGCCTCCATCTCCATTCCATGAGACCCGTGAGTCCCAAAGACCAAAGGAGGTGCAGCCAGCCAGCCTGCCAGCCAGCCTGCCAGCCAGGCCCCAACCAGTCCTCAGCAACCAGGATGTCACCGAGCCTCTGAAAG GCTTCCATAGAGCCATGATGAAGACGATGACGGCGGCCTTGAAGATCCCCCACTTTGGCCTCTGTGACGAGGTGGACCTGAGTCGCTTGGCTGCTCTGAGATCAGATCTCAGGGGCATCAGTGAGGCTCGTGGCGTTAAACTCAGCTACATGCCCTTCTTCATCAAG GCGGCGTCCCTCGGCCTGCTCCACTTCCCCGTCCTCAACGCGTCTCTGGACGAGGCCAGTCAGAACATCACCTACAAG GCGGCTCACAACATCGGCCTGGCCATGGACACCAGCCAGGGTTTGCTGGTGCCGAACGTGAAGAACGTTCAGCTTCTCAGCGTGTTTGAGATCGCCAGAGAGCTGAACCGCCTCCAGGTGCTGGGGTCCTCCGGTCAGCTGGGGACCTCCGACCTGACCGGAGGAACCTTCACGCTCTCCAACATCGGCTCT ATTGGAGGAACTTATGCCAAGCCGGTGATTCTTCCCCCTGAGGTGGCCATCGGAGCTCTGGGCAAGATCCAG ATCCTTCCAAGGTTCGACTCCAACGGAGAGCTGGTTAAAGCTCACATTCTGAACGTCAGCTGGTCGGCTGACCACAGGGTCATCGACGGGGCCACCATGTGCAGGTTCTCCAACCTGTGGCGGCAGTACCTGGAGAACCCAGCGTCCATGGTCCTGGATCTGAAATGA
- the rtca gene encoding RNA 3'-terminal phosphate cyclase, whose amino-acid sequence MDSTTLEVDGSVMEGGGQILRVSAALSCITGTAIKISKIRAGRTTPGLRPQHLCGLQLLRDICAGSLDGAAIGSTEITLNPGKITSGDHLADPQTAGSVGLLLQASLPCALFTDASTQLCLKGGTNAEMAPQIDYTVKVFKPTLEKFGVHFDCDVKMRGYYPKGGGEVVVTVNPIKQLSPITMTERGTITKIYGRAFVAGVLPYKLAKDMSTAAVRTIRREIKDLYISIPSLQEKDQACGNGNGIIIIAESSTGCVFAGSSLGKKGVYADKVGIEAAEMLLRNLRHNGCVDEFLQDQLIIFMALASGTSRIRCGPVTLHTQTAIHVAEQLTQAKFTISQSDDDQTNNPTFIIECQGAGLSNPHL is encoded by the exons ATGGACTCGACAACTCTGGAGGTGGACGGTAGTGTGATGGAGGGA GGCGGACAGATCCTAAGGGTTTCCGCGGCGCTGAGCTGCATCACTGGAACCGCCATCAAGATCAGCAAGATCCGAGCCGGCCGAACCACTCCAGGACTCAG GCCGCAGCACCTTTGTGGCCTGCAGCTGCTTCGAGACATTTGTGCCGGAAGTCTTGATGGAGCAGCCATCGGCTCCACAGAGATAACCCTGAACCCGGGAAAGATCACCTCTGGGGACCACCTCGCAGACCCCCAGACTGCAGG GAGTGTGGGGCTGCTGCTCCAGGCGTCACTCCCCTGTGCCTTGTTCACCGACGCCTCGACACAGCTCTGTCTGAAGGGAGGGACCAACGCCGAGATGGCTCCTCAGATTGACTACACTGTGAAG GTCTTCAAGCCAACCCTGGAGAAGTTCGGCGTCCATTTTGATTGTGACGTTAAAATGAG GGGCTACTACCCtaaaggggggggagaggtggtggtgacggtCAACCCCATCAAACAGCTGAGTCCCATCACCATGACGGAGAGAGGCACCATCACCAAGATCTATGGGCGGGCCTTCGTGGCTGGGGTGCTACCCTATAAG CTGGCTAAGGACATGTCCACCGCAGCAGTGCGGACCATAAGGAGGGAGATCAAAGACCTCTACATCAGCATCCCCTCACTGCAGGAGAAGGACCAGGCCTGTGGGAACGGAAACGGCATCAT AATCATCGCAGAGTCCTCCACCGGCTGTGTGTTCGCAGGTTCATCTCTTGGAAAGAAAG GAGTGTACGCAGACAAGGTGGGCATCGAGGCTGCCGAGATGTTGTTGAGGAACCTCCGACATAACGGCTGTGTAGACGAGTTTCTACAAGACCAG TTGATCATCTTCATGGCCTTGGCCAGCGGCACCTCCCGGATACGCTGCGGCCCCGTGACCCTGCACACCCAGACCGCCATCCACGTAGCGGAGCAGCTAACTCAG gCCAAGTTTACAATCTCCCAGTCAGACGACGATCAGACCAACAACCCCACCTTTATCATCGAATGTCAAGGAGCAGGACTCTCCAACCCTCACCTGTAG